The region CGGTGCGGGCCCCCTCGCGGTCTCCCAGAGGGTCAGCTCACGCCGACAGCACTCCAGGCCGTGGCGACCGCGTTGTACTGGACGCTGCCCGCGGTGAAGAGGTCGCGAGCCGCATCCAGGCTGGCCGTCCGAGCACCGTGGTAGTCGGTGCTCGACGTCATGTAGACCGTCAGGGCGCGGTACCAGATCCGCGCCGCGTCGTCACGGCCGATGCCGCTGACGGTCGAGCCGTTGCAGGTGGGGCTGTTGTACGACACCCCGTTGATGGTCTTCGCGCCCGAGCCCTCGGCGAGCAGGTAGAAGAAGTGGTTGCCGATGCCCGAGGAGTAGTGCACGTCCGAGTTGCCCGCCGTCGACGACCAGCAGTTGAGCGAGTCACCGTCGGCCGCCGGGTTGTCCATCCGACGGAAGCCCGAGTGGTGGGCCAGGTCGAACTCCTCGCCGATCAGGTAGTCGCCCGGGTCGTTGGCGTTGGCGGCGAAGAACTCCACCATCGTCCCGAAGATGTCCGAGGTCGCCTCGTTGAGCCCGCCGGACTCGCCGTCGTACGTCAGGTTGGCGGAGTGCTCGGTGACGCCGTGGGACATCTCGTGCCCGGCGACGTCGAGCGAGACGAGCGGTCCGTAGCTGGTGCCGTCACCGTCGCCGTACGTCATCTTGGTGCCGTCCCAGAAGGCGTTGACGTAGCCGTTGCCGTAGTGGACCCGGTTGTACGAGCCGCTGCCGTCGCCGAAGATCCCGTTGCGGCCGTAGGTCGTCTTGTAGAAGTCCCAGGTCATGTTGGTGCCGTACTGCGCGTCGACCGCTGCCGACTCGCGGCTGCTGGTCGCCCCGTTGCCGAACGACGTGTCGGGGCTGGTGAAGAGCGTGCCCGTCTGGCAGCCCGAGCCGAAGATCTGGCAGAAGAGCGAGTCCTCCTTGTTGTTCAGGTCGGTCGTGTACGTGTTGCCTCGCGTCGGGTCCTTGAGCTGGTACGTCGAGCCGGACTGCGTCAGCTTCAGCGGCACGGTGCCGGAGTAGAGCGACTGGCCCGAGCCGTCGACGGTCTCGATCTGCTGCTCGCGCCACAGCACCTTGCCGGTGCGGGCGTCGACGTACGTCGCGAGGCGGCTCGGCGTGCCGTCGGCCTGCTTCCCGCCGGAGATGACCTCCCAGGCCAGGCGGCCTTTGCCCGAGGTCGCGTCGACGACGAGGCGTGACGACTCCGCCTTCGGCCCGACGAGGCTCTCCGCGACACCCACGCCGACGACGGGCGTGGTGACGAGGCTGAGCGGTGCGGCCAAGGTCTGGCTGATGCCGCGAGCGGCGCCGGAGGGGCCGCGGTGGACGACCCGGTCGCCACCGATGACCGGCAGCCCGTCGTACCGGCTGACCATCCGGGTGTGGGTGGTGCCGTTGGCATCGGTGATGACGCCGACCACGTCGTACGTCGTGCCTTCGTTCTCCAGTGAGGACGGCGCGGCGCCGGCAGGTGCACCGGCGGCCACGACAACCAGAGCCGCCGCGGCGGCCAGTCCCGAGATCGTGCGCATGAAGAGTCCTTCTCGTCGCAGAGGAGAGCTGCGAGACCCGCAGCCTTGTCGCTCTCAACGAGATGTGGGACGTCGGGGTACGCGCAGGTTCCTGCAATGCAGGAACCTGCACTACTGCGCGAGATCCTGGCTCAGTCGATGTCCAGGAAGTGCTCGAGGCCGACCGTGAGGCCCGGTCGGGCGCCGATCTCGCGCAGGCCGGTGAGCACGCCGGGCACGAACGACGCCCGGTCCATCGAGTCGTGGCGGATCGTCAGGGTCTCCCCCGGGCCACCGAGCAGGACCTCCTGGTGCGCGACCAGGCCACGCAGCCGCAGGGCGTGCACGGCGATGCCGTCGACGTCGGCTCCGCGGGCCCCGTCGAGGCCGGTGCTGGTCGCGTCGGGGACGGGGCCGAGGCCCGCCTCGCGCCGGGCAGCGGCGATGAGCTCCGCCGTACGGCGGGCGGTGCCGGAGGGCGCGTCCGCCTTGTTCGGGTGGTGGAGCTCCACGATCTCGACGGACTCGTAGAAGGGCGCCGCCGCCGCCGCGAAGCGCATCATCAAGATGGCGCCGATGGAGAAGTTGGGGGCGATCAGCACCCCGACCGCGGGAGCGTCGGCGAGCCAGCCCCGCAGCGTCGCCAGCCGGGCGTCGTCGAACCCGGTGGTCCCGACGACGGCATGGATCCCGTGGTCGATGCAGAACTCGAGGTTGTCCATGACCACGTCGGGATGCGTGAAGTCGACGACCACCTCGGCACCGGCGCTCACCAGCCCGCCGATGTCGTCGCCGACGTCGACCGCCGCCACGAGCTCCAGGCCGTCGGCCGCCTCGACCCCACGGCACACCTCGGTGCCGACCCGGCCACGCGCGCCGAGCACGCCCACCTTGATTGCGCCTTCGCTCACGGGCGCCAACCTACCGGGACCTCGCTTCCGGCCCGGCGGTGACTGACGCGGTGGCGACCGTCTGGCAGTCTGTGAGCATGGCGCTGCAGACCATTCCCCCACGGATCCGATGGGCGGTCGACCTGATGGACGTCCAGCCGGGGGACCACGTGCTGGAGATCGGCTGCGGGCCGGGCTTCGGCGCGGAGGCGATCTGCGAACGGCTGGAGACCGGCAAGGTCTTCGCGATCGACCGTTCGGAGTCCGGCGTCGACCGCACCAAGCGTCGTGGGCAGCGCTTCGTGGACTCGGGACGGCTCACGGTCCGCCAGATCGACCTGGCCACGCTGCGCGTCCCGGTCAAGCGCCTGCACAAGGTCTTCGCGTTCAACGTCAACCTCTTCTGGATCCGCTCCTGCGCCGACGAGGTCGCCCTGCTCCACGAGCGGGTGCTGCCGGGCGGGGCCGTCTACCTGTTCTTCGACGCCAACCGCCCCGAGCTGGTGCCCAACATCGTGCGCAAGGCGTCGGCCGCGCTCCAGGAGGGCGGCTTCCGGGTGTCCGTCGTGGATCAGAAGGCGCCGCCGGTCGTCGGCATCATCGGCCGTCGATAAGGAAATATCCTTCATCGCTCTTGTATAAGGCTTTTTCCTGAACTAGCCTCGGCGCATGACCACGTCCGTCGTGGTCCTGACCGTGGACCAGCGTGGGAGCCGGACCGGGCCGGACCTGATCCCCGAGATGCTCACCGGGCTCGCCACCGTGCCGGCCCGCGTCAGCTTCGAGCGCACCGTGGGCGACGAGCTCCAGGGCGTGCTCGACCACGGCGCGGCCCTGGCCGACTGCGTGGAGCGACTGCTGCGGGCCGACGCCTGGAACATCGGCATCGGCGTCGGCGCGGTCGAGGAGCCGCTCCCCGACCATGCGCGTGCGGGGCGCGGACCGGCATACCTCCACGCCCGGACGGCGGTCACCGCCGCCAAGAGCAGCCCCTGGCACACCCGGGTCGTCGGCGACGACCCGGCGGCCCGAGCGCTGGAGACCACGATCTGGCTCTGGGCCGCGGTGCTCGCACGCCGGTCGAGCCGCGGCTGGGAGGTCGCCGACCTCGTCGCCGAGGGCCTGTCGTACGGCGAGGTCGGCGAGCGGCTCGGCATCAGCCAGTCGGCCGTCAGCCAGCGCGCCCAGGCGGCCGGCATCGTCGAGAGCCGCCGCGCCCGCGAGCTCGTCGCGGGCCTCACCGCCCACCTGCTCGGCAAGGATGGACCCGATGACACCTGACACCTGGGGCGCGCTGGCGCTCGTGCTGCTGGGGTTCGCGGTCGCCACCAGCCTCGTCTCCTGGACGGCCGCGGGCCGGCGGATCTGGGCACCGGCGACCCTGGCGCTGCTCGTGGCCGCCGCGCTCGTCGCCGCGATCCCCGAGGACATCACCGTCGAGGGCCGCGGCGCGACCACGGCCCTGGTCGCCCTGGCGGGCGGGCTCGCGGTCTCCGGCGGCGGGCCGGTGACCGCGCTCGTCTTCGACCTCGTCGACCGGCGCGAGCCGCCGGCGGACTCGCTCGCGCGCGCCGGGCAGGTGCTGCGCGGGGGCGCCTGGATCGGCGCGCTCGAACGGGTCACGATCTTCGGCACGCTGGTCGCGGGATGGCCGGAGGGGCTCGCTCTCGTGCTCGCACTCAAGGGCCTGGGCCGCTACCCCGAGCTCCGGGCCGCCGAGACCGGGGGCGCGCCGAGCGGCACCGCCGAACGCTTCATCATCGGCACGTTCACCAGCGTGCTCTGGGCCTGTGCCTGCGGCGGCGTCGTCGCGCTTCTGCTGCGCTGACCCGGTCGGCGTGGAATCCTCGACAACGTGGAAACCCTCGCGGTCCGGCTCACCAACGCCGTCGCCCGCCGCGCCGAGGCGGGCTGGTCGGCGACGTCCACGGCCGAGGCGGCGCTCGCCGCGCTGAGCCCGGAGACGGTGGACGTCGACGCCGAGTCGGCGCTGGCCACGCTCGGCCACCAGTTCGGCCTCTCCCCCGCGGACACCGCGATCCTCGAGGTCGCCGCGCTGGCCGACCAGAGCGTCAGCGGCCACCTCCTGCTCGGGCTGCTCTCCGGGGACGCCGGCCCGGCCCGGCCCAGCGTGGCCGTCGCCCTGGAGGTCGCCGGATTGCCCGCCGACGCCCGCGCTGCCCGGGCGCACCTCGGTCCGCGCTCCCCGCTCGCGCACTTCGGGCTGGTCGACACCTCCGGCACCGACGTCCTGCTCAGCCGCCGGGTGGTGCTGGCCGACCGGGTCGCCGCGCACCTGTCCGGCGACGACCTGCCGCCGCAACGGGTGCTCACCCTGCTGCTCGACGCCGTCCCCGTCGAGGTCGAGGGCACCGACCTGGTCGCCACCGCCCTGAGCGCGGGCCAGCGGGTCGTGTGGGTGCATGCCCCCGGTGGCGGCGCCGGTGCCGCGATGGCGACGGCCGCCTGCCGGCGGCTCGGCGTGGCCCACCTGGTCGCCGACCTGGCCCGGCTCGACCCCGCGGCATCGGTCGAGCAGGCGGCGCTCGACATCCTGCTCGAGGGCGGCCTGGCCGGCAGCGTCGTGGTGCTCGTCGGCGCGGAGCGCGCGCGGGCCGACGTCTACGCGCGATCCGCCGTCCCGGTGATCGCCGTGA is a window of Nocardioides conyzicola DNA encoding:
- a CDS encoding M4 family metallopeptidase, producing MRTISGLAAAAALVVVAAGAPAGAAPSSLENEGTTYDVVGVITDANGTTHTRMVSRYDGLPVIGGDRVVHRGPSGAARGISQTLAAPLSLVTTPVVGVGVAESLVGPKAESSRLVVDATSGKGRLAWEVISGGKQADGTPSRLATYVDARTGKVLWREQQIETVDGSGQSLYSGTVPLKLTQSGSTYQLKDPTRGNTYTTDLNNKEDSLFCQIFGSGCQTGTLFTSPDTSFGNGATSSRESAAVDAQYGTNMTWDFYKTTYGRNGIFGDGSGSYNRVHYGNGYVNAFWDGTKMTYGDGDGTSYGPLVSLDVAGHEMSHGVTEHSANLTYDGESGGLNEATSDIFGTMVEFFAANANDPGDYLIGEEFDLAHHSGFRRMDNPAADGDSLNCWSSTAGNSDVHYSSGIGNHFFYLLAEGSGAKTINGVSYNSPTCNGSTVSGIGRDDAARIWYRALTVYMTSSTDYHGARTASLDAARDLFTAGSVQYNAVATAWSAVGVS
- the dapB gene encoding 4-hydroxy-tetrahydrodipicolinate reductase, producing MKVGVLGARGRVGTEVCRGVEAADGLELVAAVDVGDDIGGLVSAGAEVVVDFTHPDVVMDNLEFCIDHGIHAVVGTTGFDDARLATLRGWLADAPAVGVLIAPNFSIGAILMMRFAAAAAPFYESVEIVELHHPNKADAPSGTARRTAELIAAARREAGLGPVPDATSTGLDGARGADVDGIAVHALRLRGLVAHQEVLLGGPGETLTIRHDSMDRASFVPGVLTGLREIGARPGLTVGLEHFLDID
- a CDS encoding class I SAM-dependent methyltransferase, whose translation is MALQTIPPRIRWAVDLMDVQPGDHVLEIGCGPGFGAEAICERLETGKVFAIDRSESGVDRTKRRGQRFVDSGRLTVRQIDLATLRVPVKRLHKVFAFNVNLFWIRSCADEVALLHERVLPGGAVYLFFDANRPELVPNIVRKASAALQEGGFRVSVVDQKAPPVVGIIGRR
- a CDS encoding transposase, with the translated sequence MTTSVVVLTVDQRGSRTGPDLIPEMLTGLATVPARVSFERTVGDELQGVLDHGAALADCVERLLRADAWNIGIGVGAVEEPLPDHARAGRGPAYLHARTAVTAAKSSPWHTRVVGDDPAARALETTIWLWAAVLARRSSRGWEVADLVAEGLSYGEVGERLGISQSAVSQRAQAAGIVESRRARELVAGLTAHLLGKDGPDDT